One Prunus dulcis chromosome 8, ALMONDv2, whole genome shotgun sequence DNA window includes the following coding sequences:
- the LOC117612285 gene encoding uncharacterized protein LOC117612285 isoform X2, translating to MAEYLASPLCIKVHIQRSFIREKGFTTRNSRFKIVQRKYSYGSGKTVLFPMRKMCELTAPGFTNMKVNPFPEEASLKCTCLRSLVGPDGAIASDWLPVVDQVLLTASVFLTYMAGVIPRHNSSPTFRKEISNDNVDPGTSTASGSGTKNDDPENSGYALDAVKRKLLDSLQAFELGNNMGNRVLQHEGYTAKRPLSLNAVADGPRLRLLWASFLRIEEEVINISKSGISNLDDCLADFSDVIRKSCQPVCTSWLETELDLLNSKPNKALALLMDGKLKGDNIVLQNIRNAGKEDLYAELMCFLSFGSLREGCCYDGNLFMKHGVSILEDLVISLADGIVSIYLELISVDSNFSDELDSLSLALCTLSTRALQRLRNEVALYQWLYQNMEAIASMYEDRFDLWTFQSQPIKELDNSWSENYSWWKWLKQKKSGTAQSRLHQVMISQFSMPVKRTKELRALTGWKYYFSLFLELSDISMPLIRAVIDKVSKALSFFLVSLIGRSLGLIYTGIRQSLRWK from the exons ATGGCAGAATATCTGGCTTCACCATTATGTATCAAAGTGCACATACAGAGAAGTTTCATCAGAGAGAAAGGCTTCACAACCCGGAATTCACGTTTCAAGATAGTGCAAAG GAAGTATTCGTATGGAAGCGGCAAGACTGTTCTATTTCCAATGCGGAAAATGTGTGAGCTCACTGCTCCTGGCTTCACAAATATGAAAGTTAATCCTTTTCCTGAGGAAGCTTCCTTGAAATGTACTTGCTTGAGGTCTTTGGTAGGCCCTGATGGTGCAATAGCCTCTGACTGGTTACCTGTTGTTGATCAAGTGCTTCTGACGGCCAGTGTATTTCTCACATATATGGCTGGAGTAATTCCCCGTCACAACTCTAGTCCAACTTTTCGAAAGGAGATCTCCAATGACAATGTGGATCCTGGAACCTCAACCGCTTCTGGTAG TGGAACAAAGAATGATGACCCAGAAAATTCAGGTTATGCCTTGGATGCAGTGAAAAGGAAACTTTTGGATTCACTCCAGGCTTTTGAACTTGGGAATAATATGGGAAACAGGGTCCTTCAACATGAAGGATACACTGCAAAGCGACCTTTAAGTTTGAATGCTGTTGCTGATGGTCCCAGATTAAGATTGCTCTGGGCATCGTTTCTGCGAATTGAGGAAGAG GTGATTAATATCTCAAAATCTGGAATTTCTAACTTGGATGACTGCTTGGCGGATTTTTCTGATGTTATACGAAAGTCTTGTCAGCCTGTATGCACGAGCTGGTTAGAAACAGAGCTTGATCTTTTAAACAGCAAGCCTAACAAG GCACTTGCTTTGCTTATGGACGGAAAGTTAAAAGGAGACAACATTGTATTACAGAACATCAGGAACGCAGGAAAGGAAGACCTTTATGCAGAACTAATGTGCTTCCTTAGTTTTGGTTCTCTCAG GGAGGGTTGCTGTTATGACGGTAACCTGTTTATGAAGCATGGAGTTTCCATTCTGGAAGATCTGGTGATAAGTTTAGCAGATGGGATAGTAAGCATATATTTGGAGCTTATTTCTGTTGACAGCAATTTCTCAGATGAATTGGATAGCCTGTCTTTGGCATTGTGTACTTTGTCAACACGAGCACTTCAAAGATTACGAAATGAG GTGGCTTTGTACCAATGGTTGTATCAAAATATGGAAGCAATTGCATCAATGTATGAGGATCGATTTGACTTGTGGACATTTCAGAGCCAACCCATCAAGGAATTAGACAATAGCTGGTCTGAAAATTATAGTTGGTGGAAATGGCTTAAACAGAAAAAATCTGGCACTGCGCAGTCAAGATTACATCAGGTTATGATAAGCCAGTTCTCTATGCCTGTAAAGCGAACAAAGGAATTAAGGGCCCTAACAGGGTG GAAGTATTACTTCAGCCTATTCCTCGAGTTATCTGATATTAGCATGCCGTTGATTAGAGCAGTTATTGACAAAGTCAGCAAGGCTCTCTCGTTTTTTCTAGTTAGCTTGATTGGGAGGTCATTAGGACTCATTTATACTGGAATTAGGCAGTCTCTACGTTGGAAGTGA
- the LOC117612285 gene encoding uncharacterized protein LOC117612285 isoform X1, producing MAEYLASPLCIKVHIQRSFIREKGFTTRNSRFKIVQSRKYSYGSGKTVLFPMRKMCELTAPGFTNMKVNPFPEEASLKCTCLRSLVGPDGAIASDWLPVVDQVLLTASVFLTYMAGVIPRHNSSPTFRKEISNDNVDPGTSTASGSGTKNDDPENSGYALDAVKRKLLDSLQAFELGNNMGNRVLQHEGYTAKRPLSLNAVADGPRLRLLWASFLRIEEEVINISKSGISNLDDCLADFSDVIRKSCQPVCTSWLETELDLLNSKPNKALALLMDGKLKGDNIVLQNIRNAGKEDLYAELMCFLSFGSLREGCCYDGNLFMKHGVSILEDLVISLADGIVSIYLELISVDSNFSDELDSLSLALCTLSTRALQRLRNEVALYQWLYQNMEAIASMYEDRFDLWTFQSQPIKELDNSWSENYSWWKWLKQKKSGTAQSRLHQVMISQFSMPVKRTKELRALTGWKYYFSLFLELSDISMPLIRAVIDKVSKALSFFLVSLIGRSLGLIYTGIRQSLRWK from the exons ATGGCAGAATATCTGGCTTCACCATTATGTATCAAAGTGCACATACAGAGAAGTTTCATCAGAGAGAAAGGCTTCACAACCCGGAATTCACGTTTCAAGATAGTGCAAAG TAGGAAGTATTCGTATGGAAGCGGCAAGACTGTTCTATTTCCAATGCGGAAAATGTGTGAGCTCACTGCTCCTGGCTTCACAAATATGAAAGTTAATCCTTTTCCTGAGGAAGCTTCCTTGAAATGTACTTGCTTGAGGTCTTTGGTAGGCCCTGATGGTGCAATAGCCTCTGACTGGTTACCTGTTGTTGATCAAGTGCTTCTGACGGCCAGTGTATTTCTCACATATATGGCTGGAGTAATTCCCCGTCACAACTCTAGTCCAACTTTTCGAAAGGAGATCTCCAATGACAATGTGGATCCTGGAACCTCAACCGCTTCTGGTAG TGGAACAAAGAATGATGACCCAGAAAATTCAGGTTATGCCTTGGATGCAGTGAAAAGGAAACTTTTGGATTCACTCCAGGCTTTTGAACTTGGGAATAATATGGGAAACAGGGTCCTTCAACATGAAGGATACACTGCAAAGCGACCTTTAAGTTTGAATGCTGTTGCTGATGGTCCCAGATTAAGATTGCTCTGGGCATCGTTTCTGCGAATTGAGGAAGAG GTGATTAATATCTCAAAATCTGGAATTTCTAACTTGGATGACTGCTTGGCGGATTTTTCTGATGTTATACGAAAGTCTTGTCAGCCTGTATGCACGAGCTGGTTAGAAACAGAGCTTGATCTTTTAAACAGCAAGCCTAACAAG GCACTTGCTTTGCTTATGGACGGAAAGTTAAAAGGAGACAACATTGTATTACAGAACATCAGGAACGCAGGAAAGGAAGACCTTTATGCAGAACTAATGTGCTTCCTTAGTTTTGGTTCTCTCAG GGAGGGTTGCTGTTATGACGGTAACCTGTTTATGAAGCATGGAGTTTCCATTCTGGAAGATCTGGTGATAAGTTTAGCAGATGGGATAGTAAGCATATATTTGGAGCTTATTTCTGTTGACAGCAATTTCTCAGATGAATTGGATAGCCTGTCTTTGGCATTGTGTACTTTGTCAACACGAGCACTTCAAAGATTACGAAATGAG GTGGCTTTGTACCAATGGTTGTATCAAAATATGGAAGCAATTGCATCAATGTATGAGGATCGATTTGACTTGTGGACATTTCAGAGCCAACCCATCAAGGAATTAGACAATAGCTGGTCTGAAAATTATAGTTGGTGGAAATGGCTTAAACAGAAAAAATCTGGCACTGCGCAGTCAAGATTACATCAGGTTATGATAAGCCAGTTCTCTATGCCTGTAAAGCGAACAAAGGAATTAAGGGCCCTAACAGGGTG GAAGTATTACTTCAGCCTATTCCTCGAGTTATCTGATATTAGCATGCCGTTGATTAGAGCAGTTATTGACAAAGTCAGCAAGGCTCTCTCGTTTTTTCTAGTTAGCTTGATTGGGAGGTCATTAGGACTCATTTATACTGGAATTAGGCAGTCTCTACGTTGGAAGTGA
- the LOC117638706 gene encoding guanine nucleotide-binding protein-like NSN1 — protein MVKKSKKSKSKRVTLKKKYKVIRKVKEHHKKKAKEAKKLGFKNKKVEKDPGIPNDWPFKEQELKALETRRARHIEEVEQKKAARKERAQKRKLGILEDEDLPNSDEVAEERGTDDSTGFGNNRDSSDRAFYKELVKVIEASDVILEVLDARDPLGTRCIDMEKMVMKSGPNKHLVLLLNKIDLIPREAAEKWLSYLREELPAVAFKCNTQEQRSNLGWKSSSKKSKPSNLLQTSDCLGAETLLKLLKNYSRSHEIKKSITVGVIGLPNVGKSSLINSLKRSRVVNVGSTPGLTRSMQEVQLDNNVKLLDCPGVVMLRSKENDASIALRNCKRIEKLEDPIAPVKEILKLCPDRLLVTLYKLPSFDSVDDFLHKVATVRGKLKKGGIVDISAAARIVLHDWNEGKIPYYTMPPVRNQEEPSEANIVSQLGKVFNIDEVYNAESSFIGSLKSVSDFHPVEVPPSCPLNFDEDIVENDAGQGPSSQGDESPRDMVDKDDDQTMACEEDDAGKTKEKKTTKTVRQNEKLYTAEGILNPKTKRAEKKKKKKAKAASASVDAMDDDGDYDFKVDYKNKGSAMDASDDELEE, from the exons ATGGTGAAGAAGAGCAAAA AGAGTAAGAGTAAGAGAGTgacattgaagaagaagtacAAGGTCATAAGGAAGGTGAAGGAGCACCACAAGAAGAAGGCCAAGGAGGCCAAAAAGCTCGGCTTCAAGAACAAGAAGGTAGAGAAAGACCCAGGTATCCCTAATGACTGGCCCTTCAAGGAGCAGGAGCTTAAGGCCTTAGAAACTCGTCGTGCGCGTCATATCGAAGAAGTAGAGCAAAAGAAAGCTGCCCGCAAAGAAAGG GCCCAGAAGAGGAAGCTGGGGATCTTAGAGGATGAAGATCTCCCCAATTCGGATGAAGTGGCAGAGGAAAGGGGTACTGATGATTCCACTGGATTTGGCAATAATCGGG ATAGCTCAGATAGGGCTTTCTACAAGGAGTTGGTTAAAGTTATTGAAGCATCAGATGTCATTTTGGAGGTACTTGATGCTCGAGATCCCCTGGGTACCCGATGTATTGATATGGAAAAGATGGTGATGAAGTCGGGACCTAATAAGCATCTCGTGCTACTTCTAAACAAAATTG ATCTCATCCCGCGAGAAGCTGCTGAGAAGTGGCTCAGTTATCTGAGGGAAGAGTTACCAGCTGTTGCCTTCAAGTGTAACACCCAAGAGCAAAGGTCAAACTTAGGGTGGAAATCCTCCTCAAAGAAATCAAAGCCAAGCAACCTTCTGCAGACGAGTGACTGCCTCGGAGCTGAAACTCTTCTTAAATTGTTGAAGAACTATTCAAGAAGCCATGAG ATCAAGAAATCAATTACAGTGGGTGTTATTGGCCTACCTAATGTTGGCAAGAGTAGTCTCATTAATAGTTTGAAGAGAAGCCGTGTTGTCAATGTTGGTTCTACTCCAGGATTAACAAGATCGATGCAAGAAGTTCAGTTGGATAATAATGTCAAATTGTTGGACTGCCCTGGTGTTGTAATGCTTAGATCTAAGGAAAATGATGCCTCTATAGCTCTTCGAAATTGCAAAAGAATTGAGAAGCTAGAGGACCCAATTGCTCCAG TAAAGGAAATTTTGAAGCTTTGCCCAGACAGACTGTTGGTAACTCTATACAAGCTCCCAAGCTTTGATTCAGTTGATGACTTTCTGCATAAGGTGGCTACGGTTAGGGGTAAGCTAAAAAAGGGTGGTATTGTAGATATCAGCGCTGCAGCAAGAATTGTTCTGCATGACTGGAATGAGG GTAAAATTCCGTACTACACTATGCCCCCAGTTAGGAATCAagaggaaccttcagaggcAAACATTGTTTCTCAGCTGGGCAAGGTGTTTAACATTGATGAAGTATACAATGCAGAATCTTCATTCATTGGAAGCCTTAAGTCTGTTAGTGATTTCCATCCTGTTGAAGTCCCTCCCAGTTGCCCACTCAATTTTGATGAAGATATTGTAGAG AATGATGCGGGACAAGGACCATCAAGTCAAGGTGATGAAAGTCCTAGAGATATGGTTGATAAAGATGATGACCAGACCATGGCatgtgaagaagatgatgcaGGCAAGaccaaggaaaagaaaactacTAAAACTGTCAGGCAAAATGAGAAATTGTATACAGCTGAAGGTATTCTCAATCCTAAGACaaagagagcagagaagaagaaaaagaaaaaggctaaAGCAGCCTCAGCCTCGGTGGACGCTATGGACGACGATGGAGACTATGACTTTAAAGTGGATTACAAAAACAAGGGATCCGCCATGGATGCTAGTGATGATGAACTGGAGGAATAG